A segment of the Serratia fonticola genome:
GTACCATCGACCAACCGCTGGCCCAGCCTATCGCAAATCGCACCGCACCGTGCCACCCTTCCCCCGCCACCACCGCAGACAATAAAGTCAGCGCTACCGCACCCCACACGCCGAGCCATAAGCGGCACTCCACATGGCGATTGGCGCGCATCGCGTCATAGGCACCGCACAGATATCCCAGATAGTTCAGCGCCGCCACCAGCCCAGCGCCCGTAAGACTGAACTGGTGTTCTGCTATCATCAAAGGCACCTGCGGGGTAAAGGCAAAGCGGCCGATGCCCATCGCCACAATCAAAGCAATAAAGCCGCTCAACGCAATTCTTAACGCCATAGGTATATCCAGCCTGTTAAAAGAAAGTTGCGACTATCATGCCGCAGTATTAAACTCACAAAAACTGAATAATACTTATCAAGTTAATCACAAAAAGAGAAGATTATGGATCTTACCCAACTGCGCATGTTCTGCAGCGTGGCCGAAACCGGCTCCGTTGTCCGTGCCGCCGAGCAACTGCACCGCGTACCGTCGAACCTGACCACACGCCTGCGTCAGCTCGAGCAGGAACTGGGCACCGATCTGTTTATCCGTGAAAAACAGCGCCTGCGGCTCTCGCCAATGGGCCATAATTTTCTTTGCTACGCCCAGCGTATTCTGGCACTGAGTGAAGAGGCGATGAGCATCACTCACGCGGGAGAACCCGCAGGAAACTTCGCGTTGGGCTCGATGGAAAGTACTGCCGCGACCAGGCTCCCCGCGTTGCTGGCGGCCTATCACCAGCGATTTCCGCAGGTTTCACTTTCTCTGACCACGGGTACCTCCGGTGAGATCACTGAGCGAGTCCGCGCCGGAACGCTGGCTGCCGCCTTGGTCGATGGCCCGCTCCAGCACGATGAACTGAACGGCTGCATCGCTTTCCCTGAACGGATGGTGGTGATTTCCTGCCTGGATCACGCCCCGATTGAAAGTGCCCAAGATGCCAAAGGGGAAACCCTGTTCGCCTTCCGCGCCAGTTGCTCCTATCGCCTGCGGTTGGAGTCCTGGTTCAAACGTGATGGTTCGCTACCCGGCCCTATCATGGAGATCCAGTCTTATCATGCCATGCTTGCCTGCGTCGCCAGCGGGGCTGGCCTGGCGATGATCCCGCACTCGGTGCTCAACCTGTTACCCGGCTATCAGCGAGTCAAGGTCCACCCGTTGCCCGCCGATATTGCCGACACCGCGACCTGGCTATTGTGGCGGCGCGATGCGTTTGGACCAAACGTCCGCGCCCTGAAAGAACTGATTATAGAACAGACGGGAAGCGAGGAAGTGGACGCTGAGCCTCTCCTCCTGACAGAGTAAATCCACATCTGATCCATCAGAATTCACATCACTATGACAAAGGAAAACACCATGGAAATGATCAAAACCCGCGCTGCCGTCGCCTGGGGCCCGAATCAACCGCTGAAGATCGAAGAAGTCGATCTGATGCCGCCGCAGAAAGGCGAAGTACTGGTGCGGATCGTTGCTACCGGCGTTTGCCATACCGACGCCTATACCCTCTCTGGCAAGGATCCGGAAGGTGTATTCCCGGCCATTCTCGGGCATGAAGGGGGCGGCATCGTCGAAGCGATTGGTGAAGGCGTCACCAGCGTTGCCGTCGGCGATCATGTGATCCCGTTGTACACGCCGGAATGTGGCGAGTGTAAATTCTGTAAATCCGGCAAAACCAACCTGTGCCAGGCGATTCGGGCCACCCAAGGCAAGGGGTTGATGCCCGACGGCACCACCCGTTTCTTCAAAGACGGCAAGCCGATCTTCCATTACATGGGGACCTCCACCTTCGCAGAACGCACCGTGGTGCCCGAGATCTCTCTGGCAAAAATCAGTAAAGAAGCGCCTTTGGAAGAAGTGTGCCTGCTGGGTTGTGGCGTCACCACCGGGATGGGCGCTGTGATGAACACCGCCAAGGTGAAAGCGGGCGATACGGTGGCTATTTTTGGTCTGGGCGGCATTGGGCTTTCCGCCATCATTGGCGCTCAGATGGCCGGTGCCAGCCGTATCATCGGCATTGATATCAACACCAGCAAGTTCGAGCTGGCACGCAAATTGGGCGCAACTGACCTGATTAACCCGAAAGATTACGATAAACCGATTCAGGACGTGATCGTAGAGCTGACCGATGGCGGCGTCGATTTCTCATTTGAATGTATCGGCAATGTCAACGTGATGCGCTCAGCATTGGAGTGCTGCCACAAGGGGTGGGGAGAATCGGTCATTATCGGCGTTGCCGGGGCCGGTGAAGAGATCGCCACCCGCCCATTCCAACTGGTCACCGGGCGCGTTTGGCGGGGTTCCGCGTTTGGCGGCGTGAAAGGCCGCAGTCAATTGCCGGGTATCGTGCAACGCTATCTGGACGGCGAGTTCGCGCTCAATGACTTTATCACCCATACCATGGGGTTGGATCAGATTAACGAAGCGTTCGATCTGATGCATGAAGGCAAATCGATCCGTTCCGTGATCCATTTTGATAAATAAGCCTGGAGGCAGAAGATGAACACGTCATTAGAACTTCTCGAAGAGCACCGCATGTTCGGTGGCTGGCAACAACGTTACCGCCATGCGGCGCAGAGCCTGAATTGCAACATGACCTTCAGCATCTATCTGCCGCCGCCGCGTGACGATAACCCACCGCCGGTGCTCTACTGGCTGTCGGGGCTGACCTGCAATGATGAAAACTTCACCCTGAAGGCCGGTGCTCAGCGCATCGCTGCCGAACTGGGGCTGGTGCTGGTGATGCCGGATACCAGCCCGCGTGGCGACGACGTACCAAACGATGAAAGTTACGATCTGGGGCAAGGCGCGGGATTCTATCTCAATGCGACCCAGGCGCCGTGGGATCAGCATTTCCACATGTATGACTACATCAGTGAGGAGCTGCCAGCCCTGATTAAGCAGCATTTCAGCGTCAGCGATAGGCAGTCAATTTCCGGACATTCGATGGGGGGCCATGGTGCATTGATGATGGCGTTACGCAATCCGCAGCGTTTCCGTTCAGTATCGGCCTTTGCCCCTATCGTCAACCCGTGTCAGGTGCCTTGGGGCCGCAAAGCGTTGGCGGCGTATCTGGGGAATGATGAAAACCAGTGGCTGCAGTACGACAGCTGTCACCTGATGGCAAAAGGGGCTGAGAAGCTTCCGGTGTTGGTCGATCAGGGAGATGGCGATCAGTTCCTCGCCGATCAACTGCAACCGGCCAAGCTTGCCGAGTTGGCGCGTCAGCTTGACTGGCCGTTAACCCTTCGCGTCCAGCCGGGATACGATCACAGCTACTTCACTATCGCGACCTTTATCGAAGATCACCTGCGTTTTCATGCGCAGCATCTGTTTCACTAATTGAGCGTTCTCCTCTCCTTTAGGGGAGGAGAACGGCAATGCCAAGTCGGCTTGCTATCGTTCACGCAGATCGAAAGAAAAGATATCAGCCCACTGGGCTAAAAACCCCCTTTGTCACCAACCTCAGATATTCAGCCTTTCAGCTTTGGATCCAGCGCATCACGCAACCCATCACCCAGCAGGTTGAACGCCAGCACGGTAAGGAAAATCGCCAGACTGGGGAAAATGGCCACATGAGGGGCGATCACCATATCCGCCCGCGCCTCATTGAGCATCGCCCCCCATTCCGGCGTTGGTGGCTGGGCGCCCAGGCCAAGAAACGACAGGCTGGCAGCGGTGATAATCGATGTACCGATACGCATAGTGAAATAGACCACGATCGACGAGATGGTTCCCGGCAAGATATGCCGTAGAATAATGGTCCAGTCGGAAGCGCCGATACTGCGCGCCGATTCAATATAGGTCAGGTGTTTTAGCACCAGAGTATTACCACGCACCAGACGTGCAAACGCCGGAATGCTGAAAATCGCCACCGCGACGATCACGTTGGCCATCCCACTGCCCATGATCGCCACCACGCCAATCGCCAGCAGAATACCAGGGAAAGCAAATAGCACATCGCTGATGCGCATCACGATGCGATCCCACCAGCCTTCGTAATACCCCGCCAACAGACCGAGCACCGTGCCAATCACCCCACCGACCAATACCGAGAACACCCCGGCAGCCAGAGAAATACGTGCGCCCATCAGAATACGGCTGAAAATGTCCCGGCCGAGCGAATCCACCCCGAGCCAATGTACTAACGAAGGCCCTTCATTGAGCCGATCGTAGTCGAAATAGTTTTCCGCGTCGTAAGGCACCAGATACGGGGCCAGCAACGCGGCAGCCACCAGCAACAGCACAAACAACCCGGCGACCATGGCGACATGCTGACGGCGAAAACGGCGCCAGAACTCATGCCACGGCGTACGCACCGCGTTCGGGTTTATCACCGGCATTGCCTTGAGTGCGGCGTTACGCCGCCAATACTTCATCATGCGGCCTGCCTATTTGTAGCGAATCGAAGGGTTGATTGCCGCATACAGCATATCCACCAACAGATTGATCAGAATAAACTCCAGTGAAAACAGCAGCACTTCGGCCTGGATCACCGGGTAATCACGCATTTCTACGGAATCCACCAGCAAGCGCCCCAATCCCGGCCAGTTGAACACTTTCTCGACCACGATGGAACCGCCCAGCAGGAAGCCAAACTGCAGCCCCATCATGGTCACCACCGGGATCATCGCGTTACGCAATCCGTGTTTGACAATCACCAATGGCTCGCTCACGCCTTTGGCGCGTGCGGTGCGCATATAATCTTCCTGCATCACCTCCACGAACGAGGCCCGGGTGAAACGTGCCATAACCGCAGCCACTGCGGCACCCAGCGTGATAGAGGGCAGAATGTAGTGCTGCCAGCTATCTGCACCAACCGTAGGCAACCAACCGAGGTTGACCGAGAATACCTGCATCAGCAACATGCCCAGCGCAAAGGCCGGGAATGAAATGCCAGAGACCGCCAGCGTCATCCCTAGCCGATCCGGCCAGCGGTTGCGCCACACGGCAGAGATCATGCCGATGGCCATGCCAAATATCACCGCCCACACCATGCTGGTGAGCGTGAGCCAGAAGGTAGGCATAAAGCGCGCAGCAATCTCCTGGCTTACCGGGCGTTTAGACACCATCGATGTACCAAAATCGCCCTGCAGAATATTGATAAAGAAACGTACAAACTGCTGTGGCAACGGCTTGTCCAGCCCGAGATCCTTGCGCACCAACTGGACTACCGCGTCATCTGCATCCTGCCCGGCCACCAATCGCGCCGGATCGCCAGGCAGCATATGGACGAACAGAAACACCAGCACCGCCACGATCAGCAGCGTCGGGATCAGGCCCAGCAGGCGTTTTAGAAAATAATTAAGCATTCCCCTCACCCTAACCCTCTCCCACAGGGAGAGGGGACAGAATGTGCGACTGATTCAGTGCCGTTGTTAACCTCACCACTGGAACAGCGCCATCAATTAACGCCGGTATCTGCTCACTGCCCCATCTTCTCCCTCTCCTACAGGGAGAGGGGACAGAATGTGCGACTGATTCAGTGCCGTTGTTAACCTCACCACCGGCACAGCGCCATACATTAACGCTGGTATCTGCTCACTGCCCCATCTTCTCCCTCGCCCTGCGGGTGAGGGGGCTGAATGTGCGACTGATTCAGTGCCATTGTTAACTTCACCACCGGAACAGTGCCATACATTAACGCCTATATCGGCTCACAACCCCCATCTTCTCCCTCTCCCACAGGGAGAGGGGACAGAATGTGCGACTGATTAAGTGCCGTTGTTAACCTCACCACCGGAACAGTGCCATAAATTAACACCCGTATCTGCTCACTGCCCCATCTTCTCCCTCTCCCACAGGGTGAGGGGACGGAATGTGCGACTGATTCAGTGCCGTTGTTAACTTCACCACCGGAACAGTGCCATACATTAACGCCTATATCGGCTCACAACCCCCATCTTCTCCCTCTCCCTGCGGGAGAGGGTTGGGGTGAGGGCTTATTTCAAGTCCGCGTTATCAAAGCTAAACGAGGTGTCTGGCATCACATAGAAACCGCTCAGCTGTTTGTTGTTGGCTGAAAGCAGGCGCTCGGTCGCCAGGAAAATCCACGGTGCATCGGCCCAGATGCGATCCTGAGCATCTTTGTACAACGCCTGTTTTTGCGCACGGTCGGTCGTTGCCAAAGCGTCAGCCAGATCCTTGTCCACCTGTGGATTACTATAGAATGCAGTATTGAACTGCTTTGGCGGTGCAGATTGGGTGGCGAACAACGGGGTCAGCGCCCAATCGGCCTCCCCTGTCGACGCCGACCAACCGGTATAGAACAGACGTACGCCGGTCTCTTTTACACCCACGCTTTCTACCTGCGCCGCACGCTGGCCAGCATCCATCGCGGTCACGGTCACTTTAACGCCGACCTGTGCCAACTGTTGCTGAGCAAACTGCAGGACTTTCTGCGCCGTGCTGTGGTTATGAGAAGACCACAGCGTGGTGGTAAAACCGTTAGGATAGCCCGCTTCTTTCAACAGCTCACGCGCCTTGGCCGGGTCGTATGGCCATGGATGATAACGCGTGGCAAAATCGATTGCCGGTGGCACCGGACCTTCTGCCGGAACGGCGTAGCCAGCAAACGCCACCTTGATCAGTGCATCTTTGTTGATGGCATAGTTCAGCGCCTGACGAACTTTCGGGTTATCGAAAGGTTTCTGCGTGACGTTCATGCTGATATAACGCTGCAGGATGGAGGGCGCCGCCACCAGATCCAGCTTGTCGTTTTTCTCCAGCACTTTGGCCTGCTCATAAGGGATCGGGAAGGCAAAGGTTGCCTCACCGGTTTGCAGCATCGCCGCACGGGTGTTGTTATCCACTACCGGACGCCAGGTGATACTGTCCAGCTTCGGTAAACCCGCTTTCCAGTAACCGTCGAACTTCTTCACCTTCACATAGTCGGTCTGATTCCAGGTTTCAAACTGATAGGGACCAGTACCGACCGGGTGAAAGCCGATCTCTTTGCCGTATTGTTTCAGTGCGGCAGGCGAAATCATTGCCGCTGCCGGGTGCGCCAGATTGTTAATAAACGCCGAGAATGGCGCTTTCAACACAATCTTGACCGTTGTCGGGTCAACCACCTCGGTTTTATCAATCATCCGGAACAGGTTATAGCGCTTAAGATGATTATCCGGGTTACTGGCACGATCCAGGTTCACCTTCACCGCCTCGGCATCGAACGCGGTACCGTCGTGGAATTTCACTCCCGGATGGAGCTTGACGGTATAGCTCAGGCCGTCCTGACTTACCTCATAACTGTCAGCCAGTACGTTCACCAGCTTCATGTCCTTATCAAAACCAAACAACCCCTGATAGAAGGATTTAGCCACGGCCTGCGATAAGGTGTCGTTGGCATCATAAGGATCGAGGGTGGTGAAATTGGACGCCACGGCAATCACCGCATCCTTGGCTGCCCAGGCCGGGCCAGCAATCGCGGCCAGCAGTACGGCGGCCAAAACATTACGCTTGAATGTGTGCTTAGTCATATTGCTTTTCTCTCCTGAGGCAAGGCTAAAAGGCACCGGCGATAGGGTGGCGGGCCACAAAGTGCCCTGGCCCCACCTGCACTAAAGGTGCGGTAACGGGTTCGTCGCCCAGCGCGCGGATCGGGCTGGGTATTTCATCCACCAGCAGCGGCTGGCGTTTGTGTACATGGGCAGGATCGGCCACCGGCACGGCGGCCATCAGTTTGCGGGTATAGGCGTGCTGCGGATTTTCAAATACGGCACGACGTGGGCCGATCTCGACAATCTGGCCCAGATACATCACCGCCACGCGGTGGCTAACGCGCTCGACCACCGCCATATCATGGGAAATAAACAGGAAAGCAATCCCCAACTCGCGCTGCAGGTCGAGCAACAAATTCACTATCTGCGCCTGTATTGAAACGTCCAGCGCAGAGACCGCTTCGTCGGCAATGACCACCTTAGGGTTAAGTGCCAACGCGCGGGCAATGCAGATGCGCTGGCGCTGCCCACCAGAAAACTCATGCGGATAACGACGTGCATGTTCCGGCTTTAACCCCACGCGCTCCAATAACCAGGCCACCCGCTTTTCCGCTTCTTGCCCCCGGGCGACGTTATGCACCAGCAGCGGTTCCATAATGGAGAAGCCAACGGTCAGGCGCGGGTCAAGGGAGGCGTAAGGGTCCTGGAAGATAAACTGAATATCGCGCCGTAAATGCTGCAGGGCGGCACCTTTCAGTTGGTTAATCTGCCGACCAGCAAAGGTAATGGTGCCATGCTGGCTATCGACCAGCTTGAGCAGTGAGCGGCCAGTGGTGGATTTACCGCAACCAGACTCACCGACCAGCCCCAGCGTTTCACCCGGGTAGAGATCAAAGCTGACGTGCTCCACCGCATGGACGCGGCGCGTAACGCGATTGAAAATGCCGCTACGCAGATCAAAACGCGTCACCAGATCCTGTACCTGCAGGATTGGCGCGGCGCCAGCAGGGATGGTGTCTTGTGGTTGGTCACCGTCATCCGTGCCCGGCAAAGGAAATTTGGCCGGATAATCTTTACTCGCCATCGCGCCCAGTTGCGGCACCGCGGCCAGCAACGCTCGCGTGTAGGGCTGCTGTGGGGCAGCGAACAGTGGCCCAACCTCCCCCTGTTCAACCTTCTCCCCCTGATGCATCACCAGCACCCGATCGGCAATTTCGGCGACCACGCCCATATCATGGGTAATGAAGATCACCCCCATCTGCATTTCCTGCTGCAGCACGCGGATTAACTGCAGGATTTGCGCCTGAATGGTGACATCCAAGGCCGTGGTGGGTTCGTCGGCAATCAGCAGTGCCGGTTTACACGACAACGCCATCGCAATCATCACCCGCTGACGCATGCCGCCGGAAAGCTGATGTGGATATCGGCTGAGAACGTTTTTTGCTTCGGGAATACGTACCAGATCGAGCATACGCAGCGCTTCACGTTTGGCACTGCGGTGATCCATGCCCTGGTGCAACCTTAAGGATTCGGCAATCTGCTCCCCCACCGGGAACACCGGGTTGAGCGAGGTCATCGGCTCCTGAAAAATCATGGCCATATCGGCACCCCGTAAGGTGCGCAAGGTGCTTTGTTTTGCCTTGGCCAAATCCAGCACCTGCCCGTTACGACGGCGAAAATGCAGGGTACCGCGGGTTAACTCACCGCCCCCTTGCTCCACCAGGCGCATGAGTGCCAGTGAAGTGACCGACTTACCGGAGCCTGACTCCCCAACAATCGCCAAGGTTTCACCCTGGTCGACGTCAAAAGTCAGCTGACGCACTGCCTCAACAACGTCGCCTTCCTGACGAAATTGCACGCAGAGATCGTTGACGGCCAACACCCGCTGCGGCGGCAGAATCAGCTCTGGCCCTGCCGATGGCAAGATGACGGTATCGGTCATACCCGCTCCCGATCTACGCTAATAAAAGCGGTGTGGCCGAGTAATATGGCCACGCTTGATATATAACCCGTAAAAGCGTTCAACGATAGATACCGACTGAAGGCGCATCGCCAACATAGCCGAAGCCGCGATACATCCCTTCACTGTTGAACGGCAACGCCACGTTGCCAAAGCGATCGATGGCAATCAGCCCGCCGCTACCGCCCATCGCCAGCAGCTTTTCCATCACCACTTTATCACTGGCCTGCTGCAGGCTTAATCCGGCATATTCAATCAACGCAGAAACGTCATAAGCTGCGACGCTACGCATAAAGACTTCACCGGTGCCGGTACTGGACACCGCCACCGTGGCGTTGTTGGCATAGCAACCTGCGCCAATAATCGGCGTATCGCCAATGCGCCCAGCCTGCTTGTTGGTCATGCCACCGGTTGACGTGGCCGCAGCCAGGTTACCTAATACATCCAACGCCACCGCCCCTACGGTGCCAAACTTGCGATCGGGATCCAAGGGATCGGCACTTTGTGCCGCCGCACCGTCGTGATCGAGCAACACCCGCCCCTGCTCCGCTTGGGCACGGTGCAGTTGGTCAAAACGTTCCTGGGTGAAGAAGAAATCGGCATCGACCATCTCCAGGCCGTGAGCAGCAGCAAACCTTTCCGCGCCTTCAGCCGCAAATAATACATGGCTACTGTTTTCCAGCACGGCACGCGCTGCCAGCACCGGGTTACGTATCCGGCTAACCCCGGCGACAGCACCGGCATCACAGGTGCGGCCATCCATCACGCAGGCGTCCAGCTCATGGGTCCCTTGATGGGTAAATACTGCCCCCTTCCCCGCATTGAACAGTGGGCACTCCTCCAACAACCTTACCGCCTCCGTGACCGCATCCAGCGCACTGCCCCCTTGTGCCAAAATAGACTGGCCAGCAGCAACAATATCGGACAGCGCCTGAATATAGTGTTGTTCCTTTTCAGCACTCAATGCCGCACGGGTAATTGCGCCCGCGCCACCATGAATGGCAATCACTGGTTTGCTCATTGATGACACCCTATATTGTTCCTGCCAAGCCTGCCTACATTCGACAGATCTGATTAGCCGCCGTCTTTCTTGCCTACGGTGTAAAAAAACGGGGGAATACTGGACTATATTTAGCCCAACAAACGATGTAAAGCCTAAACTCGCTGACAAGCATTAAGCTTAGCCTGCTTAGAATATTTAGTGCATTACAAGAACTTAATGGAATAAAAACAGACTGTTATCTGGCGCTTGATTTACTGCTTATTACGCTCAAAGCCCCGATAATTGGCCCGTTTAAACGCGGCTAAAAAGATTTAGAACCCCGAACCCGGTTGTTGCAGAAATTCCTGCTCTTCAGGAGTCGATTCCCGGCCTAATATCGCGTTGCGATGCGGATAACGGCCAAAGCGGTCAATGATCGCTTTATGGCGTAATTCAAACTCCAGCTGATTAGCATTATTTAATTCGCGAAACAACGCTAAAGCCTGCTGGTGGATTATGGCCGATTCAGAATGCATAAAGGGCAAATAGAGAAAACCGCGCTGTTCAACCGTCAAGGTTTCACATAACCCACTGGCGATCGCCTCTTGCGCCAATACCAGTGCCATGCCGTCACAGGAAAAGGAACGTGGCGTATTGCGAAACAGGTTACGACTGAACTGATCGAGCACGATGATCTCCGCCAGCCTCCCGGTGATAGTTTCACGCCAGTGCGCCAGTTCACCCCGTGCCGCCGCATGCCAAAGCTGGCCGAAGCGAGTATGCAGCAAGCGATCGAACTCATCGTCCTTTTTGAACCACATCACCGGGTCAATCTCTTCGAACCAAAAATCCAGCACCTGCTTATGCATGCTTGTCTCCTGTGAGTTACTGCGCCACTGCGGCTTAAAAGACGACGGGTATAGAGCGTTCTCCCACTCGGCGTTATCTGCCATAATAACCCCACTTTGCTGAAAAATTCGCGCACGCTGATACGGAGTTTTGTTTATGGATCATTGCCATACTTCTGACCTTATTTCTCTTGAGCAAGCACTGGAGAAAATGCTCTCGCAGGTTACGCCATTGCAGCAGGCTGAATCCATCGCGTTGCCACACGCTGCCGGGCGTATCACTGCCGCCCCGGTGATCTCC
Coding sequences within it:
- a CDS encoding dipeptide ABC transporter ATP-binding protein codes for the protein MTDTVILPSAGPELILPPQRVLAVNDLCVQFRQEGDVVEAVRQLTFDVDQGETLAIVGESGSGKSVTSLALMRLVEQGGGELTRGTLHFRRRNGQVLDLAKAKQSTLRTLRGADMAMIFQEPMTSLNPVFPVGEQIAESLRLHQGMDHRSAKREALRMLDLVRIPEAKNVLSRYPHQLSGGMRQRVMIAMALSCKPALLIADEPTTALDVTIQAQILQLIRVLQQEMQMGVIFITHDMGVVAEIADRVLVMHQGEKVEQGEVGPLFAAPQQPYTRALLAAVPQLGAMASKDYPAKFPLPGTDDGDQPQDTIPAGAAPILQVQDLVTRFDLRSGIFNRVTRRVHAVEHVSFDLYPGETLGLVGESGCGKSTTGRSLLKLVDSQHGTITFAGRQINQLKGAALQHLRRDIQFIFQDPYASLDPRLTVGFSIMEPLLVHNVARGQEAEKRVAWLLERVGLKPEHARRYPHEFSGGQRQRICIARALALNPKVVIADEAVSALDVSIQAQIVNLLLDLQRELGIAFLFISHDMAVVERVSHRVAVMYLGQIVEIGPRRAVFENPQHAYTRKLMAAVPVADPAHVHKRQPLLVDEIPSPIRALGDEPVTAPLVQVGPGHFVARHPIAGAF
- the gsiB gene encoding glutathione ABC transporter substrate-binding protein GsiB, producing the protein MTKHTFKRNVLAAVLLAAIAGPAWAAKDAVIAVASNFTTLDPYDANDTLSQAVAKSFYQGLFGFDKDMKLVNVLADSYEVSQDGLSYTVKLHPGVKFHDGTAFDAEAVKVNLDRASNPDNHLKRYNLFRMIDKTEVVDPTTVKIVLKAPFSAFINNLAHPAAAMISPAALKQYGKEIGFHPVGTGPYQFETWNQTDYVKVKKFDGYWKAGLPKLDSITWRPVVDNNTRAAMLQTGEATFAFPIPYEQAKVLEKNDKLDLVAAPSILQRYISMNVTQKPFDNPKVRQALNYAINKDALIKVAFAGYAVPAEGPVPPAIDFATRYHPWPYDPAKARELLKEAGYPNGFTTTLWSSHNHSTAQKVLQFAQQQLAQVGVKVTVTAMDAGQRAAQVESVGVKETGVRLFYTGWSASTGEADWALTPLFATQSAPPKQFNTAFYSNPQVDKDLADALATTDRAQKQALYKDAQDRIWADAPWIFLATERLLSANNKQLSGFYVMPDTSFSFDNADLK
- the ptrR gene encoding putrescine utilization regulator PtrR; this encodes MDLTQLRMFCSVAETGSVVRAAEQLHRVPSNLTTRLRQLEQELGTDLFIREKQRLRLSPMGHNFLCYAQRILALSEEAMSITHAGEPAGNFALGSMESTAATRLPALLAAYHQRFPQVSLSLTTGTSGEITERVRAGTLAAALVDGPLQHDELNGCIAFPERMVVISCLDHAPIESAQDAKGETLFAFRASCSYRLRLESWFKRDGSLPGPIMEIQSYHAMLACVASGAGLAMIPHSVLNLLPGYQRVKVHPLPADIADTATWLLWRRDAFGPNVRALKELIIEQTGSEEVDAEPLLLTE
- the fghA gene encoding S-formylglutathione hydrolase; this encodes MNTSLELLEEHRMFGGWQQRYRHAAQSLNCNMTFSIYLPPPRDDNPPPVLYWLSGLTCNDENFTLKAGAQRIAAELGLVLVMPDTSPRGDDVPNDESYDLGQGAGFYLNATQAPWDQHFHMYDYISEELPALIKQHFSVSDRQSISGHSMGGHGALMMALRNPQRFRSVSAFAPIVNPCQVPWGRKALAAYLGNDENQWLQYDSCHLMAKGAEKLPVLVDQGDGDQFLADQLQPAKLAELARQLDWPLTLRVQPGYDHSYFTIATFIEDHLRFHAQHLFH
- a CDS encoding isoaspartyl peptidase/L-asparaginase family protein, yielding MSKPVIAIHGGAGAITRAALSAEKEQHYIQALSDIVAAGQSILAQGGSALDAVTEAVRLLEECPLFNAGKGAVFTHQGTHELDACVMDGRTCDAGAVAGVSRIRNPVLAARAVLENSSHVLFAAEGAERFAAAHGLEMVDADFFFTQERFDQLHRAQAEQGRVLLDHDGAAAQSADPLDPDRKFGTVGAVALDVLGNLAAATSTGGMTNKQAGRIGDTPIIGAGCYANNATVAVSSTGTGEVFMRSVAAYDVSALIEYAGLSLQQASDKVVMEKLLAMGGSGGLIAIDRFGNVALPFNSEGMYRGFGYVGDAPSVGIYR
- the gsiD gene encoding glutathione ABC transporter permease GsiD, whose protein sequence is MKYWRRNAALKAMPVINPNAVRTPWHEFWRRFRRQHVAMVAGLFVLLLVAAALLAPYLVPYDAENYFDYDRLNEGPSLVHWLGVDSLGRDIFSRILMGARISLAAGVFSVLVGGVIGTVLGLLAGYYEGWWDRIVMRISDVLFAFPGILLAIGVVAIMGSGMANVIVAVAIFSIPAFARLVRGNTLVLKHLTYIESARSIGASDWTIILRHILPGTISSIVVYFTMRIGTSIITAASLSFLGLGAQPPTPEWGAMLNEARADMVIAPHVAIFPSLAIFLTVLAFNLLGDGLRDALDPKLKG
- a CDS encoding DUF924 family protein; amino-acid sequence: MHKQVLDFWFEEIDPVMWFKKDDEFDRLLHTRFGQLWHAAARGELAHWRETITGRLAEIIVLDQFSRNLFRNTPRSFSCDGMALVLAQEAIASGLCETLTVEQRGFLYLPFMHSESAIIHQQALALFRELNNANQLEFELRHKAIIDRFGRYPHRNAILGRESTPEEQEFLQQPGSGF
- a CDS encoding S-(hydroxymethyl)glutathione dehydrogenase/class III alcohol dehydrogenase: MEMIKTRAAVAWGPNQPLKIEEVDLMPPQKGEVLVRIVATGVCHTDAYTLSGKDPEGVFPAILGHEGGGIVEAIGEGVTSVAVGDHVIPLYTPECGECKFCKSGKTNLCQAIRATQGKGLMPDGTTRFFKDGKPIFHYMGTSTFAERTVVPEISLAKISKEAPLEEVCLLGCGVTTGMGAVMNTAKVKAGDTVAIFGLGGIGLSAIIGAQMAGASRIIGIDINTSKFELARKLGATDLINPKDYDKPIQDVIVELTDGGVDFSFECIGNVNVMRSALECCHKGWGESVIIGVAGAGEEIATRPFQLVTGRVWRGSAFGGVKGRSQLPGIVQRYLDGEFALNDFITHTMGLDQINEAFDLMHEGKSIRSVIHFDK
- the gsiC gene encoding glutathione ABC transporter permease GsiC; this encodes MLNYFLKRLLGLIPTLLIVAVLVFLFVHMLPGDPARLVAGQDADDAVVQLVRKDLGLDKPLPQQFVRFFINILQGDFGTSMVSKRPVSQEIAARFMPTFWLTLTSMVWAVIFGMAIGMISAVWRNRWPDRLGMTLAVSGISFPAFALGMLLMQVFSVNLGWLPTVGADSWQHYILPSITLGAAVAAVMARFTRASFVEVMQEDYMRTARAKGVSEPLVIVKHGLRNAMIPVVTMMGLQFGFLLGGSIVVEKVFNWPGLGRLLVDSVEMRDYPVIQAEVLLFSLEFILINLLVDMLYAAINPSIRYK